TCCACGACCTATTGGATCCCTGGAAGAAACGTCGCGCGGCCGCATGAACCCAAGCAATCTGCTGGCAGCTCTCACCCTTGTGGTGCTTGCTCTGCTGACCTGGCAGCTGCGCTGGGTGCTGCTGGTGCTGTTCGGTGCGGTTGTACTGGCGGTGGCGCTTGATGTGCCCGTTCACCATTTGATCAAGCGCTACCGACTACCACGTCCGATTGCGCTGCTGGCAGTGCTGCTGATCACAATCGTGGGAGGAGTGCTGGTTTTGCAACTGCTGCTGCCTCAGCTGATCAACCAGTTCGAACAGCTCACAACCCTGTTGCCTGTTCTTTTCAGCCAGGTCCAGGCGCTGCTGTCCAATCAACCCCTGCTTGGAGAACTGGCACGAAGCCTGCCCGACCAGTTCAGCTGGGACCGCATCCAACCTTTCGGAGCTCAATTGCTCGGCGTTGCCGGAGGAGCAGCGAACGGTCTGGTTCAGGTGCTGCTGATGAGCTTGCTGGCGGTGTTGCTCGCCCTGGACCCCTCAGCACACAGACGCATCCTTGTCGCTGCGACACCGCGTCCTGCACGCGCATCGATGGAGGATCTCCTGGACCAGTGCCGGACTGCTCTTGGTGGCTGGCTGGCTGGCATGACTCTCTCCGCCCTGGCGATGTTTCTTTGCACCTGGGCAGGTCTGGCAATTCTGCGCATTCCTCTGGCTCTGCTGTCTGCTCTGGTCTGTGGACTTCTGACCTTCGTGCCGACAATCGGGCCCACAGCGGCAACGCTTCTACCTCTCAGCCTGGCGCTGATGATTTCACCGGGAACGATGCTTCAGGTGTTGGTGCTGCGGCTGACACTGCAGAACCTGGAAGCCTTCGTGCTCACACCGCTGTTGCTCAGGCGGACCGTGAATCTGCTTCCCACAGTGGCTCTCACCTCCCAGCTGAGCCTGGGTGCTCTGCTGGGACTACCTGGCGTGTTGCTGGCGCTGCCACTGGTTGTGGTGCTTCAGGTGGGGATGGAGCAGGTCGTGGTCAAGCAGATCATGGACCGCTGGAGCTAACACAATCCGTTAACCGCCGTACTGCCAGCCGGTGGTGCTCAGCTCCAGGGCGTCTCCATCACGGTGGAGCACTGCTGATTTCACCTCTCCGATGAACACGGTGTGATCACCGTGGGCCAGCTCACCCACCAGTTCGCACTCAACACCACCCAGTGCATCCTTCAAAATCGGCAGACCTAGGGAGCCAAGCTCAAAGGGCGCAACCTCAAAACGGCCGCCCACTGCCGACTGGGGCTTGAAGAATGTCGCAGCCAGATTCTTCTGGTCGGCGGCCAGCACGTTCAGAGAAAAACGACGTGTGCGCTGGATCATGCCGTTGCTGGTGCTGTCGGCACGGACACCCATCACCACCAGAGGCGGCTCGAACGATCCCTGGGTGACCCAGCTGGCCGTAAATCCGTTCACCTCATCACCCTCGGCGACGCCGCAGATGAACAGGCCATGGGGAATTTTCCGCAACAGTGTCTTCTTGGCGTCCAGATCGAGCGACATGGCGGTTCGTACTCACGATGCGAGCAGAATAGGCAAAACGGTGACAGCACAACGTCTCAGCG
This genomic window from Synechococcus sp. MIT S9220 contains:
- a CDS encoding AI-2E family transporter, translated to MNPSNLLAALTLVVLALLTWQLRWVLLVLFGAVVLAVALDVPVHHLIKRYRLPRPIALLAVLLITIVGGVLVLQLLLPQLINQFEQLTTLLPVLFSQVQALLSNQPLLGELARSLPDQFSWDRIQPFGAQLLGVAGGAANGLVQVLLMSLLAVLLALDPSAHRRILVAATPRPARASMEDLLDQCRTALGGWLAGMTLSALAMFLCTWAGLAILRIPLALLSALVCGLLTFVPTIGPTAATLLPLSLALMISPGTMLQVLVLRLTLQNLEAFVLTPLLLRRTVNLLPTVALTSQLSLGALLGLPGVLLALPLVVVLQVGMEQVVVKQIMDRWS
- a CDS encoding flavin reductase family protein, producing the protein MSLDLDAKKTLLRKIPHGLFICGVAEGDEVNGFTASWVTQGSFEPPLVVMGVRADSTSNGMIQRTRRFSLNVLAADQKNLAATFFKPQSAVGGRFEVAPFELGSLGLPILKDALGGVECELVGELAHGDHTVFIGEVKSAVLHRDGDALELSTTGWQYGG